DNA from Mesorhizobium loti R88b:
TCCCGGATGGATTCGCCATGAAAAACCCGATGCGCATGCCGTGGGTGGACACGGCCAAAGGTCTCTCGATCATCCTCGTGGTCATGATGTACTCGGCCTACAACACCGGCGAGTACACGGGCGGGGTGGGCTTTCTCCACTATGTCATCGGCTTCGCGACACCGTTCCGCATGCCGGAATTCTTCCTGATCTCGGGCCTGTTCCTGTCGCAGGTGATCGACCGGCCGTGGCGGCGCTATATCGACCGGCGCGTCGTCCACTATCTCTATTTCTACGTGCTGTGGGCGATCATCTCGATCGGGCTGAAGATCGGCATCTTCAGCCGGGATCCCGGCGGCATGCTGCACGATCTCGCAATGGCCGTCGTCCAGCCCTATGGCGTGCTGTGGTTCATCTACATGCTGGCGGTGTTCGGCCTTGTCGCCAAGCTTTTGCGGCAGTTCCGCGTGCCCGCCTGGATCGTCATTGCGCCAGCCGCCGCGCTGCAGATGTGGGCGCCGCATCCCGACAGCTACGCGCTTGAACAATTCGCGGCCTATTTCGTGTTCTTCTATCTCGGCTTCGTGCTGGCGCCGCTGATTTTCCGGCTGGTCGAATGGACGCAACCCCGCCCGGCGGTGGCCGTCGCTGGTCTGGCTCTGTGGGCTGTCGTCAACGGCCTGCTCGTCTATTCGCCGGGTTATGCCATGCACCCGGTCGGCATGCAGATGGGCCTGGCGGCCTGGCCGCCGCTGCATCTCACCTTGGCCGTCGCAGGCGCGGTGGCGCTGTGCGTGCTTGGCGGCTTCCTGTCGCAATTCGCCGCGATGGAATGGCTGCGCTGGCTCGGCGAACATTCGCTGGTCGTCTATGTCGCCTTCACCATCCCGATGTCGCTGTTTCGTGGTGCAGCACTTGCAAGCGGCCTGCTGACCGACACCGGCTTGCTCAGCCTGGCGGTGCTGCTCGTCTCGATCATGAGCCCTGTCGTGCTCTACCTCATCATCCAACGCGTGGGCTTCGGCATGTTCCTGTTCGAACGGCCGGTCTGGGCGCATGTCGACAACAGCGCGCCGCAACCAGCGCCGAAATCGGCGCTGCCTGCCACTGCCGCTCAATCCAGCCGGACATAGTCGAGCCCGAAAGGGCGGCCGACCTCAGCCGTCGCGCAGCCACACCAGCATCTCGCCGGGCTCGCGATTGTCCCAGGCGAAATAGGGGATGGCGGTCAGGCGCGTCTCGACGCTGGCCGGTGGCTCACGCCGATAGAGCCCGTCCTGCCAGCCGTCGCCGGCATCGGCCCATGCCGTGGCTGAAAGCGTCACCACGCCGCCCAGCAGTCCGGGCGCCTCATGCGCTTCTATGCCTGCCGTACGCGGCAGTGTCAGGCGATGCAGCCGGCTGTCATTGTCCGATGCCTCGACGCAATAGATCAGCGGCCCGCGCGACAGCGCGACGCGGCCGGCATCCTGCCTGACCTCTGGATTGGCGTAGAGCCGCTCGATCGGCATTTCGAGGTCGAGCCGGACGCGATCGCCCTTTTGCCAGACGCGCCGGATCGCGGCATAGCCGTCGCTGGTCACGTCGTCGAGGTCGATCGCTTCACCGTTGATTTCCAGCTTGGCACCGGAACTCCAGCCCGGCACGCGCAGATGCAGCGTGAAGTCCACCGGCGCCTGCGGTTCGACCGTGATCTCGACGGCGCCTTCCCAGGGATAGCGGCTCGCCTGGGTGAGGCTGACCGCAACGCCGCCAATGTCGAAGCGGGCGGTGGAGTCGCCGTAGAGGTGGACGGCGAGCGCATCGTCCGCCAGGCTGTAGAAATAGCTGCCGATCGAGGCGACCATGCGCCCGACATTGGGCGGGCAGCAAGGGCAGCGGTGCCATTTCCATCTGTTGTGCCGGCCCCGGCTTTCCAAGGGGTTTTCATAGAAGAACAGCGAGCCGTCGAGCGACAGGCCGGAGATCGAGCCATTGTAGAGCGCACGCTCCATCATGTCGGCATAGCGGGCGTTCGGCCCCATGCCGAGCATGCGGCTCGCCCAGAACACCAGGCCGACGGCGGCGCAAGTCTCCGCATAGGCGCTCTCATTGGGCAAGTCGTAGTCGCTGGTGAAGCCCTCATTGTGCGCCGACGGCCCGAGCCCGCCGGTGATGTAGAGGTTTTTGGTTGTGAGATCGTCCCACAGCCGGTCGAGCGCCACGCGCAGCGTGTCGTCGCCATATTCGGTGGCGATGTCGGCCATGCCCGAATAGAGATACATCGCCCTGACCGCATGGCCGACGACCTTGTCCTGCTCGCGCACCGGTCTGTGCGACTGATTGTATTCGTAAGTCTTGAAATGATAGGCCTTGGGATCGGCGCCACGGGCGCGTGCTTCCTCGTCGAAGAAATGCGGTTGTTGGCCGCGCTGGTCGATGAAGTACTTCGCCAACTCCATGTATTTCGTCACGCCGGTCACGCGCGCCAGCTTGACCAGCGCCAGCTCGATCTCCTCATGGCCGCAATAGCCCTTCTTCTTGCCGGGCTCGGGCCCCAGCACCGAGGCGATGTGGTCGGCATAGCGGCACATGATGTCGAGCAGCTTGCGCTTGCCCGTCGCCTGATAGTAGGCGACCGCCCCTTCGATCAGGTGGCCGGCGCAATAGAGCTCGTGGCAGTCGCGCAGATTGGTCCAGCGCTTGCCCGGCTGGATGCGCTGGTACCAGCTGGAGAGATAGCCGTCCTCCTGCTGCAGTTTGCCGTACATGTCGATGACGGCGTCGATCTTCTTCTCCAACTCGGGGTTCTTGCGCCGGTAGAGCGAATAGGCCGCGGTCTCGATCGTCTTGCCGAGATCGGAATCCCAGAACATCTGCGTCGTCACCGTCGAGCCGGTGAATTCGGCGCCTTGGCGGTTGGCTTCATCGGGCGAGGGCGAGTGGAAGGGAATGACGACACCGGGCGAGGGGCGGTCGGGATCGATCTGCTCCAGCATGCGTGCCTCGACGCAGCGCTCATAGAGGATGTCGGCGGTGCGAGCGGCGACCGCGTCGGCGCGGTCGCCCCAGAAGCCGTGCACGTCGACCTGCGGCACCGGCAGCGGCCGGAAGGCGAGCTTTGGGTTTCCGGTTTTGGGCGATGCGGTCATGAACTCACTCCATTCGATCTGTTATTTGACGGCCCCGGCCATCAGGCCGCGGATGTAGAAGCGCTGCAAAGCGAGGAACAGGATCAGGCAGGGCACCATCATCACGGTGACACCCGCCTGCACGGCGCCCCAGTCGATGGCGCCGAAGCGGCCCGACTGAAGTGCTGTCATCATCACCGGCAGCGTGAATTTGGATTGGTCGGTCATCAGCACCAGGGCAGCGAGGAATTCGTTCCAGGCGCCGAGGAACGCAAACAGCGCGATGGTGACGACGCCCGGCCAGACCAGCGGCAGCATCACCTTCAAAAGCATGGTGACGTTGTTGGCGCCGTCCATGCGGGCGGCTTCCTCGATCTCGCGCGGCACCGCGTCGAAGGCGTTACGCATCATGAAGATCGAGAACGGCAATTGCAGCGTCACATAGACGCCGACCAGGCCGGTCAGCGTGTTGTGCAGGCCAAGCTTGGTCAGCACCAGGAAGATCGGCGTCAGGATCGACTGGAACGGGATCATGATCGTCGACAGGATGAGGACGAAGAACAGGTCCTTGAACGGAAACCGGAACCGCGAGAAGCCATAGCCGGCCAGCACGCTGACGATGACCGACAGGATGACGGTCATCACCGAGACATAGATGCTGTTTTGCGCCGAGGCCCACAGCCCGTCGCCGAAGGAGTTGAGCGTGGCATAGTTTTCGAGCGAGAACCCCGTGGTCGGCCATGGCGGCAGCGGCGGCAGGCGCGCTTCGGCCGCCGGCTTGAAGGCCGACAGCACCGTCCACACGATCGGCGCCACGAACAATATCGAGGCGATGATGCCGGTGGAGTGCCTGGCGAGGCGGGCGGCGAGCTTGCCTCTGGCTGATATCGCCTGCGCCATCAGTCGAGGCCCTCCGGCTTGCGCAGCAGCCAGAGCTGGACGAGACTGAGCGCCACCAGGATGACAAGCAGCACCATCGAGAGTGCCGCGCCATAGCCGAGCTTGAACGAGACGAAGGATTGGTTGAAGATCCAGTAGACCGCCGTCAGCGTCTGGTTGCGCGGGCCGCCGCGCAGGATGATGTAGAACTGGTCGAAGGCGAGGATCGAGCCGGCGACCGACAGGATCAGCGCCAGCGCCAGCGTGCGGCGCATCAGCGGCAAAGTGATTGCCCTGAACCTGGCGAACGGCCCGGCGCCGTCGATGACGGCGGCCTCCTGCAAATCTTGCGGGATCGATTGCAGGCCGGTCATCAGGATGATCATGGTGAAGCCGGCGACCTTCCACACCACCATGGCGATGATCGACCAGAAGGCCGGCTGGAAGGTCGCCAGAAGGTTGAACTTCTTGTCAATCAGGCCAAGCTCGTAGGCGGCTGGGCTGAACAGGCCGGAATCGACATTCAACAGCCACGACCAGAGCAGGCTCGCCGATGCGAAGCCGACCACCGCCGGCATGAAGAAGAAGGTGCGGTAAAGGTTGGCCAGCGGACGCGGTTTTTCGATGAAGATCGCCAGGGGAAAGGCGACGGCGAAGATCGCGATGGTGACGATCACCGTGTAGTAGCCGGTGAATTTGAGCGCGTTCCAGAACCTGGTGTCGCGCAGGATGGCGACGTAATTGTCGAAGCCGATATAGAAGTGATCGCCCATCAGCGGCCAGTTGTGCAGCGACATCCACGCCGTCATGCCGAGCGGGATGACGAAGAACACCATCACCAGCGCGACGGCTGGCGCGACGTAGAGCAGGCCGATCCACTGCCGCCGCCCGGCGCCGACGAGTTTTTTGGCGCGAGGCGGGGCGGTGGTGGTTGCGATGGTGGTCATGGTTTGCGTGCTCTTGCGTCGGATCCAGTTGGCCGCCCTACCTCCCCCTTGTGGGGAGGTCGGACCGCAGGTCCGGGTGGGGGACTGGCGCTGACCCCCACCCCGCTGCTTCGCAGCGACCCTCCCCACAAGGGGGAGGGTAAGGAATACGCCGGCCACCCGCCCAGGGAGACAGGCGGATGGCCGGCAGGCGGCCGCTATTTCTGCGGCGCCTGGTCGATGATCGACTGCATGGTCTCCTGCGCGTTGGCGATGGCGCCATCGACATCGTCGCCGAAGAAGACCTCGTTGATCATCTGCGTCCACGGACCGTTGGCGGAGTTGATCAGATCGTTGAACACCACCGAATAGGGCGTCTTGCCCTTGGCCATGGCCTCGGCGGCGATCTGGTAGCGCGGGTCGAGGTCCTTCAGCGCGTCCTTGGCGATGTCGCCGCGCACCGGCAGGCTGCCATATTTGGCGAGGATCGTCTGGCCTTCGAGCGAATAGGCGAAATCGAGAAATTCCTTCACCACGGCGAGCTTCTTGGTGCCCTTGGTGACGACGAAATTGTCGCCGCCGGCAAAGGACGACCAGCCGCCATCCTTGCCCGGCAGGAAAGTGACGCCATAGTCGACATTGGGATACTGGGTGTTGAGCGCACCGATGGCGAAGGCGCCGGATGGCGAGATGCCGATGTTGCCGGCGGCAAACGCGGCGAAGAAGTTGGCGCCGGTGTCGGTTTGCGCGCCTGCCGGCACCAGATCCTTCTTGACCATCGAGCGGTAGAGATCGATGGCGCCGCGCAGTTGCGGGCTGTCCAGCGTCGCCTTCGAGCCGTCCGCGCTCAGGATATCGCCGCCCGAGGCCCAGATCAGCGGCGTGAAGGTGAAGATGTTGCAGCCGCCGCAATTGCCGGAGAAGTAGAAGCCCTTGATGTTGCCGCCGAGCGCGTTGACCTTTTCGGCGTCGGCGGCGATCTCGGCCCAGTTGGTGGGGCCTTTTTCAGGGTCGAGGCCGGCCTGCTTGAACAGCTTCTTGTTCCAGATCAGCACCGAGGCGTCGGCCGAGAAGGGCAGGCCGTAAATGTGGTCCTTGTAGGTGCCGGTCTTCACATGCGCCGGCGACAGGCTGGCGAAATAGGGCAGGGACTTGGCCCAGTCGGTGATGTCCTCCAACTGGCCGGAGGCGGCGAAGGACGGCGTGTAGATCAGGTCGAGCGACAGCGCGTCGGGCGCCGTGCCGCCGGCTGCGGCGGCGCCATATTTCGGGATGATCTCGGCATTGGGGATGATGTCGAGCTTGATCTGGTCCTTGTGCACCTTGTTGTAGGCGTCGACGATCTTCGGCATGAAGTTCGAGCCGTCGGCGCGCACCCAGATGTTGGCGGTGTCGGCGGCGGCAGCGCCGAGACCGCTGCCCAGCACGGCAGCGGTCAGGGCCAGTTTGGGGGCCAGTTTGGCAATCAGGTTCCTCATATTCTCCTCCTCCAGGGTTGGCCGCTGTGCGCGGCTTGGCGCCGATCACGCGGCGCTTTCGTTTCAGCCATCCAGCGGATGGCCGCAGGAATGCCGCACCACCAGCCGGCACGGCAGTTTTCGAATGCCCGGCGCGGCGGGCTGGCCACCGACCAGTGAAAGCAGGGTCAGGCCTGCCTCGCGCCCGAGGGCGACCAGGTTCATGTCGACCGAAGTCAGCGGCGGGCGCGTCGCTTCGGCGACAATCTCCCAATTGTCGAAGCCGATGACGCCGACATCGCTAGGCACGCTCAAGCCCCGTTCGCGCAACGCATCGATGACGCCGCGCGCGATCTGGTCGTTGCCGCAGAAGACGGCGTCCGGCCTTTCGCTTTTGCCGTCGAAAAGGATCGTCACCGCCTCATGGCCCCAGGCTTCCGACCAGGAGCCGAGCAGCGGTTCGGTGACCGGCAGGCCGTTTTCGGCGAGCACGTCGCGATAGGCCTGGGCGCGGGCATGCACCACGGCAAAGCTCGCCGGTCCGCTGACATGGGCGATGCGCCGCCGGCCAAGCCGGCAGAAATGCTCGACCGCCAGCCGCGCGCCGCCGGCATCGTCGGAGACGAAGGCGACGGCGTCGGGATCGGGCTGGGTGAAGGCATAGATCACTGGGATGCGCAGATTGGCGAGATCGACCGGCAGATGGCGGTCGATGCGTTTTCCCGTGGCGATGATGCCGTCGACGCGCTTGTCGAGCATGGCCTCGACATGCAACTGGCCGAGGCGCGGATCCTCCTCGACATTGCACAGGAACACCGAGACGCCATTGTCGACCAGCGCGTCTGAAATGCCCGACATCAGCGGCAGCGAGAAGCGGCCATAGGTGTCGTTGGTGAGCAGGCCTACGGTGAAGGAGCGGCGCCTGAGCAGGCTCTGCGCCAGGCTGTTCGGCCGGAAGCCCAGGCTGCGCGCCGTCTCGCGGATGCGCTCGCGGGTCTCGGCGGTCATGCGCCCCTGGTCGTTGAGCGCCTTCGAGGCGGTGGCGACGCTGACGCCGGCCTGCGCCGCCACGTCACGCAAGGTGACGGGCTTGGGGAAAACCGAAACAGGCTGATCGTCCGATGCCATCGCGCCGAGAATCCTGGGTTGAGAAAAGGTTTTCTCACATAGGCCGGAATAAGGCCCGGCCAATGGCCGAGCCCGGTCGAAACTGTTTGGAAAAACCTTTTCTCAACTCAAGGCTAGGCCAGATCAGGGGGACGTTCAAGGGGAAAAATGGTCTTGATCGAGCAAACGCGGCTGGGTTCGAATTTGCGGCAGGTCGAAGCCGGTGCGAAAGGCCGCGTGCTGCGGCCTAAAGACTAGACGCCCTCGAGGCGTTGGATCGTCGCTTCGATCCATGCGGTGACCGCAGCGATGCGAGCGAGGTGGCGAAGATCGGGATGCGTCAGCAGCCACAATTCGCGCGCGGGGAATGGATGGGCGTCCTCCGGCATGCGCGCAAGTCCCGCGATACGGTCGGCAACAATGCAGGGCAGCAGCGAGCGGCCAAGGCCTGCGAGGATCGCCTGCAGCAGCGGTTCGGCATCGTTGACGACGAGTTGGGCATAACCCTCCTTGCGGGCGACGCCGGCAATCCAGCGCGGCTGCGGCAGAGACGCCATGCCGTCCTCATAGGTCAGCCAGGGCAGATCCGTGATCTGCCGGGGCAAGTCGGGCGCCGACAGGTGGCTGGCGGCATAGGCGGCATAGGCGAGCGTGCCGATGCGCCGGGCGATGATCCGGCTGCCGGTTTCGGGTCCGGGCCGAGCGAGCCGCAGCGCGATGTCCGCCTCGCGGCGGGTCAGGCTTACATCATGGGGGTCGGCTACCAGTTCCAGCCGCAATCCTGGATGGCGCACGACAAGATCGGCCACAGCGGGGATCAGCACCCGGTTGATGAGGATGGGCACGGCGGTGACCCGCACGGTGCCGCTGATCTCGCTGTCGGCGCCCTTGACCGCGAGCGTCAGGCCACCGATCTCGGCCTCCACGGCTTCCGCACGGTCTGCCGCGATCTCGCCGGCCTGCGTCGGTCGCATCTCGCCCGCCTCAGCGCGCTCGAACAGCCGCGCGCCGAGCGTGCGTTCGATCGCCCGCAGGCGCCGTGCCACCGTCGTTGGATCAAGGCCGAGCCGGCGGCCGGCCGCGGCGAAGGAGCCGTCGCGCTTCAGTGCCAGGACATAGCGCAGGTCATTCCAGTCAATGTCGTGCATTTTCGCAGCTCTATCAGGTGATCTTTCAGCATGAAGCTGCGAGAATGCTGCGTTAAAGTTGCTCTGTCCATCACTGGAGAGACGCCGTGATCCGTGCCGAAGACCTCGCCCCTGAATTCCATCGCCGGCCCGCACAGAACTGTCCAGCCAACGGCACTGGCCGGATATGAGCATGGCCGATCTGTCGATCGCCGGTCATTCCGGCGGCGCGGTGCTGTTCCTGCTGGCTGCCGCCTTCATCGCCGGCTTCGCCCGCGGCTTTTCCGGTTTCGGCGCGGCGCTGATCTTCATGCCGCTGGCAAGCGCGGTTATCGGGCCGCAATCGTCAGCGCCGCTGCTGCTGATCATCGATGCGGTCGCCGCGCTCGGACTGCTGCCGCGTGGCTGGCTGCTGGCGGACCGGCCCAGCGTCGGCACGATGACGCTGGGCGCGCTGGTCGGCGTGCCGCTCGGCACCTATGCGCTGGCGCGGATGGATCCATTGACGCTGCGCTGGAGTATCGTGCTGTTGGTGGTGCTGCTGCTCGGCCTTTTGATGTCGGGCTGGCGTTACCATGGTCGTCCCGCCACGCCGCTGACGATCGGCGTCGGTGGGCTTGCCGGCTTCTTCTCCGGCGCCGCCCAGGTCGGCGGCCCGCCGGTGGTGGCCTATTGGCTTGGCGGGGGTGGCAATGGCGTGGTGGTGCGCGCCAACATCGTCCTCTATTTCGCCATATCGAGTGCGCTGACCGGGGCAAGCTATCTGGCGGGAGGATTGATCACCCGACCGGTTCTTGTCCTGGCGCTGGCGACGGGCCCGTTCTACGGGTTTGGCCTCTATCTCGGCTCGCTTGTGTTTGGCCAGACAAGTGAGCGCGGTTATCGCTGGGCCTGCTATGGCCTCATTGCCATGGCGTCGATCGTCAGCCTTCCCGTGCTGGATCCGATCCTGGGTCGGTGAGTGGCGCCTGCCGAAAAGCGATGCCGCAACGATGCTCACAGCATTTTTCAACGTGCCGACAGAACCCGCTTTGCGTTTAACTTTTCCGCAAGCATTTGCCCGTTAGGTCGACGGCAATGGCCTCGTGGCGGAGCGGCTACGCTGGAGACTGCAAATCTCTGAAGCCTCGGTTCGATCCCGAGGCGAGGCCTCCAAAAATACCATAGCGAAGAAGCTGCGCCGGGGTGCGTCAAACCCACCTGTTTGCATTTGGCATGCAGGACGCCCGCGAAAAGAGTGCTATGAAAGGGGGCTGGAGCTTGCTCGCTCCGGCTTTCCCCGACATTCGAGGTTATTTCGTGCGTGAACCGTCACTGCTGCCGGTCTTTGGAAAACTTGGAGTCAAGGCAAGGGGGGCTGTTCTGGCCGCACCGGCCTCTTCGGCAGGCATCGTGCCGCGCTTGCGGAAGCTCCTGACCGCGCATGGCGGCATGGTGCTCAAATTGTCGGTGATCGCGTGGACGATGCTGGTCCTGGGTGCGGTGTTTTTCATGATGCATGGTTGAGGTAAGTCAGCATGGCCAATCGCTACACACTGCGCATGGAGCTTCCCCAGAGCTGGACCATAGTCGATGTCTTCACCGGCCAGCCAGCGGTGGTCCGGCAAAAAGTCATGGTCGGCATGAGCCCGCGTGAGGCCGAGGATATGGTCGTGCAGATGAATGCGCGCGACGTCAGGCGCCGGGAGAGGGCGGAGCGCAAGGATTGAACGCTGCGGCTGTCAGCTCAAAGGGCGGGCCCGAGACCCCGCCGAATCAAAACCGGAGAATTCCCGTGAGAGCGAGCCTGAGGCGAAAGATACTGGACGTCTGCGACCGCAAGATCTCCGAGAAGGGCCCCACCGTCGGCGTGTCGTTCTACGCGTTTTTCGCCAACAGAAACGACGACCCCGAACTGCTGATGGAAGCAGCGGAATGGTGGATCAGAACCCACCGCCTCGATCATTTCGAAAAGGCCGCGAAGATACGCACGATGATCGAGGGCATGGAACTCGGCTGATCAGCCGAAGTCGGCTGCCGTCAGCACATACATACTCTTGCGGGTGCGGTCATAGGCCCTGGACGCCACGTCGCGGATGGCACCGCTCTGCGTGTCGAATGTGGCGAGGTAGCCTGCCTCATTGGCGGCGGTCGCGGGCTGCATCCTGGTCATCGCATCGGCGGCAACCGAGAAGGAAATCTGGAACATGCCGTCATGGCCGACGAACCGGATGCGCTTGCCGGCTTCGTCATAGCTGCGGCTGCGGTTGGGGAAGGTCAGGCTCATGTCTTGGCCCCCGTCTTTGCCTCTGTCGTCTTGGCCTCTGTCGCGGCAGCCTTCTTGGTCACCCGCTTCTTCTTCGGCGTCGGGTTCAGGGCTTCAGCGATACGGTCGGCTTCTTCCTTGGCCAGCCGCAAACCCCTGAGCTTTGCCGTCTTGATCTCCCGGGCCTTCGCTTCGGACATGTATTCGGCGGTTGCCTTGTTTTTCTCCGCTGTCTTTTTCTGCTTGTCGACAAAGCGGGCTTCAGCTTTTTCCATGATCGTCTGATTGCCTTCGGCCATCGAACAAATCTCCCTTGGGTTTGAAATCGTGAAAGTGAACTTGTCCGATAAATAGGCACTCGACCGGCAAAATTCAATTTTTTGAATTATTTAGTCCCTTGGCGATATCACGAAACGCCAAGCCGAAATAATACTTTTATATATTTAAACGGCGCACCGAATAATTTTTGGCACTCCTATCTATCGAGTGCCAATGCGCCTATATGAGAGGCGCGGCCGCCTAAGCCGGTCCCAGAAAGAAGTTCTCATGAAGTTTCGGCCACTCCACGACCGCGTCGTCATCCGGCGCGCCGAAGGCGACACCAAATCCAAGGGCGGCATCATCATTCCCGACAATGCCAAGGAAAAGCCGCAGGAAGGCGAAGTCATCGCTGTCGGCCCTGGCGCACGCGACGAAAACGGCGCGCTTGTTCCGCTCGACGTCAAGGCAGGCGACTTCATCCTGTTCGGCAAATGGTCGGGCACCGAGGTCAAGATCGACGGCGAGGACCTTCTGATCATGAAGGAAGCCGACATTATGGGCGTCGTCGACAAGAGCGAGACGGCCGCCACCGAGAAAACCGGTGCCGCCAAGACCGTAGCTGCCAAGAAGGCCGCCTGACCGGCGCATCGCGTGTCCTTCGGGACGCCGCAAGACTTAAGCGACGACAGCGCTGCGCGTTCCGCGCGGCGACTGATCCACTCCAAATACGAACTGGATAAAAATCATGTCTGCCAAGGAAATCAAATTCGCCACCGATGCGCGTGACCGCATGCTGCGCGGCGTCGAGATCCTCACCAATGCGGTGAAGGTCACGCTCGGCCCCAAGGGCCGCAACGTCATCATCGACAAGGCCCATGGCGCGCCGCGCATCACCAAGGACGGCGTCACTGTCGCCAAGGAAATCGAGCTCGCCGACAAGTTCGAGAACATGGGCGCGCAGATGGTGCGCGAAGTGGCCTCGAAGACCAACGACCTCGCCGGTGACGGCACCACCACGGCAACCGTGCTGGCCGCCTCGATCCTGCGCGAAGGCGCCAAGCTGGTCGCCGCCGGCATGAACCCGATGGATTTGAAGCGCGGCATCGACCAGGCGGTCGCTGCCGTCGTCGTCGAGATCAAGGCGAAGGCCAAGAAGGTCAAGTCGTCGGCCGAGATCGCCCAGGTCGGCACCATCGCCGCCAATGGCGACGCCACCGTCGGCGAGATGATCGCCAAGGCGATGGACAAGGTCGGCAATGACGGCGTCATCACCGTCGAGGAAGCCAAGACCGCCGAAACCGAACTCGACGTCGTCGAAGGCATGCAGTTCGACCGCGGCTATCTCTCACCCTATTTCGTCACCAACGCCGACAAGATGCGCGTCGAGCTGGAAGAGCCCTACATCCTCATCCACGAGAAGAAGCTCGGCAATCTGCAGGCGATGCTGCCGATCCTCGAAGCGGTGGTGCAGGGCGGCCGGCCGCTGCTGATCATTTCGGAAGACGTCGAAGGTGAGGCTCTTGCCACGCTGGTCGTCAACAAGCTGCGCGGCGGCCTCAAGGTCGCGGCCGTCAAGGCGCCAGGCTTCGGCGATCGCCGCAAGGCGATGCTGGAAGACATCGCGGTGCTGACATCGGGCCAGATGATCTCCGAGGACCTCGGCATCAAGCTTGAAAACGTCACCATCGAGATGCTCGGCCGCGCCAAGCGCGTGCTGATCGAGAAGGACACCACCACGATCATCGACGGCGCCGGCACCAAGGCGACCATCCAGGCGCGCGTCGCCCAGATCAAGGGCCAGATCGAGGAGACCACCTCCGACTACGACAAGGAAAAGCTGCAGGAACGTCTTGCCAAGCTGTCGGGCGGCGTTGCCGTCATCCGCGTCGGCGGCGTCACCGAGTCGGAAGTGAAGGAAAAGAAGGACCGTATCGACGACGCGCTGAACGCAACGCGCGCGGCGGTTGAAGAAGGCATCGTGCCCGGCGGCGGCGTCGCCCTGCTG
Protein-coding regions in this window:
- a CDS encoding LysR family transcriptional regulator, producing MHDIDWNDLRYVLALKRDGSFAAAGRRLGLDPTTVARRLRAIERTLGARLFERAEAGEMRPTQAGEIAADRAEAVEAEIGGLTLAVKGADSEISGTVRVTAVPILINRVLIPAVADLVVRHPGLRLELVADPHDVSLTRREADIALRLARPGPETGSRIIARRIGTLAYAAYAASHLSAPDLPRQITDLPWLTYEDGMASLPQPRWIAGVARKEGYAQLVVNDAEPLLQAILAGLGRSLLPCIVADRIAGLARMPEDAHPFPARELWLLTHPDLRHLARIAAVTAWIEATIQRLEGV
- a CDS encoding sulfite exporter TauE/SafE family protein — translated: MSMADLSIAGHSGGAVLFLLAAAFIAGFARGFSGFGAALIFMPLASAVIGPQSSAPLLLIIDAVAALGLLPRGWLLADRPSVGTMTLGALVGVPLGTYALARMDPLTLRWSIVLLVVLLLGLLMSGWRYHGRPATPLTIGVGGLAGFFSGAAQVGGPPVVAYWLGGGGNGVVVRANIVLYFAISSALTGASYLAGGLITRPVLVLALATGPFYGFGLYLGSLVFGQTSERGYRWACYGLIAMASIVSLPVLDPILGR
- a CDS encoding DUF6500 family protein → MRASLRRKILDVCDRKISEKGPTVGVSFYAFFANRNDDPELLMEAAEWWIRTHRLDHFEKAAKIRTMIEGMELG
- a CDS encoding DUF1488 domain-containing protein yields the protein MSLTFPNRSRSYDEAGKRIRFVGHDGMFQISFSVAADAMTRMQPATAANEAGYLATFDTQSGAIRDVASRAYDRTRKSMYVLTAADFG
- a CDS encoding co-chaperone GroES, with the translated sequence MKFRPLHDRVVIRRAEGDTKSKGGIIIPDNAKEKPQEGEVIAVGPGARDENGALVPLDVKAGDFILFGKWSGTEVKIDGEDLLIMKEADIMGVVDKSETAATEKTGAAKTVAAKKAA
- the groL gene encoding chaperonin GroEL (60 kDa chaperone family; promotes refolding of misfolded polypeptides especially under stressful conditions; forms two stacked rings of heptamers to form a barrel-shaped 14mer; ends can be capped by GroES; misfolded proteins enter the barrel where they are refolded when GroES binds) — translated: MSAKEIKFATDARDRMLRGVEILTNAVKVTLGPKGRNVIIDKAHGAPRITKDGVTVAKEIELADKFENMGAQMVREVASKTNDLAGDGTTTATVLAASILREGAKLVAAGMNPMDLKRGIDQAVAAVVVEIKAKAKKVKSSAEIAQVGTIAANGDATVGEMIAKAMDKVGNDGVITVEEAKTAETELDVVEGMQFDRGYLSPYFVTNADKMRVELEEPYILIHEKKLGNLQAMLPILEAVVQGGRPLLIISEDVEGEALATLVVNKLRGGLKVAAVKAPGFGDRRKAMLEDIAVLTSGQMISEDLGIKLENVTIEMLGRAKRVLIEKDTTTIIDGAGTKATIQARVAQIKGQIEETTSDYDKEKLQERLAKLSGGVAVIRVGGVTESEVKEKKDRIDDALNATRAAVEEGIVPGGGVALLRARSVLAGLTGANADVTAGISIVLRALEAPIRQIAENSGVEGSIVVGKLTDSKDHNQGFDAQNEVYVDMIKAGIVDPAKVVRTALQDAGSIAALLITAEAMITDIPAKDAAPAGGGGGGGMGGY